The DNA region ACTGTATTGTTTCTAGGTTCAAAATTTCTTACTCTTTGTGGGTTAACTTGGGCTTTTCATTTGCTTGGTCTTTTGCAGGAAAATTTAGGCACCTTCCTGTAGTAGAGAATGGTGAAGTTATTGCCATGCTGGATATTACGAGATGCTTGTATGATGCTATATCAAAAATGGAAAAAGCTGCTGAACAAGGTAGTGCTATTGCTGCTGCAGTTGAGGGAGTTGAACGTCAATGGGAAAGCAGCTTGTCAGGTTAGAGGATTTATTGTATCTTAATGAACAAGGCATGAGTAGATTAGGTCCTCTAGTGTTGTTATTTGCAGCATGTTTGTGGATATGCTCAATTGCTCCTCAACACTTCCATTCATCATAAAAGTTGAGGATTGAAAATCTTCAGGGAAGAAGAAATAAACTTTAAATAGATTAGTTGAGGAACCATTTTCTTTCATATTCCTTTTACAGTTTTAGTGTTTGGAATGATCAACTTCAAATGTGTACCATGTTAGTACTGGTGTCATTTTGATTCATATCCCATTTTACAAATTTTACTGTTTAGAATGATAGTAGGGTATAAATGAAACTGTCAGATAGCTCTGAGAATAAAATCCTTCCTTTCAGTATTGTACAACACAGATTGTCCTTAAGATATATGGACTTTATCTAGTGTTCTCATTAGATTGAGTTGAGTCATTATGTTTTTAGTCATATACAAGACAAATGACACAGAGCCATGCGAAATGCCTGATCTGAAAAGGAGATGAAGGTATAGGGACACATGTGTTAATCAAAATAAGGATGAAATGACACTTGTGTTCTAATGGCATCGAAATTTGAAATTCTTGTTTGATAAGTGTTTGTTTTGCTATTGTATTCAACAGCTCATATTGACTTGAATTGAGAACAAAATATAATGCATGGGTTAAAAGTCTTAAACATGGCCCACATTGTCATTACTTATGTTAAGGATGCAATTAACAATATTAACACACACAACACTTGTTAAGCTTAATGAATGTGCAGCTGAATGGTGAATGAAAaaaattgtaattaattttataagCTTTTTTATGATACACTATATTTTTACTCTAATAAGTTGTCACATTATTAGTTTCCAAATAGGTGGGACTAAGACAGTTTGATAATTATGCCAATGATATTCAGTTACTTTATTATTCATAAAAGTATTGCCCAATGGTTCATTGGAGACACATGAAGTTCATGTTCGTTTTTAGGTGGCTATTTTATGGGACTGTTTCTGCTTTTTGACAACTTtattcaatgttgtgttcttctGTTGAACCATGAGAAGGATTTTGTTTACTCTTGAGATAACTTTGATTATATAATTGCTCTATCTACTTTATTGAATTATTCATGATTCATCCTTTTTCCTTGATGCAGCGCCCTATGCTTTCATTGAAACTCTCCGAGAAAGAATGTTTAAGCCAACTCTTTCAACTTTTGTGACAGAGCATTCAAAGTATGTCTCTAGGCTTtagctttgttttttttcttgtacCAATGCAATCATTATTGTCATTGACCTTTCTGAAACCTGTCTGCAGAGTTGTGACGGTGTCTCCCTCAGATTCTGTATCTGTTTCAACCAAAAAGATGCGTGACTTCCAAGTTAACTCTGTGATTGTAACAACAGGAAGTAGTCTTCATGGAGTTCTAACGTATGCTGCTCATTGTGATCTTTTGACCTTGATTTCTCAACTAATGTCACTtctccattattttttttttaactctgtTTGTCTGATAATACTTGTTTCATAATTttgcttaattaattttgttgCAGCTCAAAGGATGTGCTTATGCGAGTAGTTGCTCAAAATATTTCACCTGAACTAACTCTTGTTGAAAAGGTTGTCTATGCTAAACTGATTCTAGAAATTTCGATGTTCCTGAATCCTTTTTATGCATGGCTCTTACAATTTCCAGACATTATAATTATAACCCTGAATGACTCCTTGAGGGCAAACCTGATCTCTAAAGGCCATTTCATCTTCTTATATTTTTTGAATACTTAAATTTAGGATCTATAGGTGTTTTATCATTGTTCCACAATTGTAGTTTCTGATCACAGATTCGTGATTATTCTATTCATCTGCTCATCCTTCTTGATGGATATCTATATAATAAATTTCTAAATAGAGAAACAAAACTTGATAACCCACctttttttgtgttttttccCTCTCTCTCCATCTAGCATTAATTCCTGTTGTGGTTTCTGAAACTACCAACTCCATTCTGGATTCCTGCAATGAGTGTATTTAGTTAGGATGAAAGCAATCCGAAAATTtgaggagttcaaatatgatatacAATCCATCAGATTGAAAGGAAATCGATTAGATAAAGAAATTAGGGACATAGAACAATTCAAATAATTAGTGCAAATATGTTTTTCCATGGAAAGAACAACTGagaaacatataaaaaaatgagTGAGAAAGAAAAACAGATCAGATGGAATAGGAAGCCAGAGCTCTGGGAAGATGTTCACTACCTTTATATACTTATTTTTTTCATTGTTGCATTTCCCCATACATTTTTCATCCCCATCAATGCTTAGGAATCAAGAGTTGCTCATCGCGTATCATTGCGTTGCTAAGTATGGTTGTACTGATCAGGATTGGCTGGTGTGTCCTCTTGGGCAGTTCAAGTTTCAATTCCTAGTAGATGATCAAGAAAATCTCATTATTGGCAGGGTTGGATAAAAATATATAGTACTTGCAAATTAGAATGATAAAAAGTTGATGCGGAGTAGAATTGGCAATTCACAATGTGATTCTTAGCAAGTCTGGTACCTGAAGGAAGGCGTCGATAAACATTCATGCAATTGGCATAGGGCTGTCAATTTGTGGTATCATTCTAGTCTTTTGGTATCATTACAGGTCAACTCCAAGGCTACAAACTGATATGTAATTTAGGCAATTTATATTATGTGAAATAATTGATAGTTGATTTATAGGATGTAAAGTTAGTTAAACTTATTAGTAAGTTATTTATAAACATGTTGATTTATGACAATTTTACTTCATCAAAGAATTGCCTATTTGGTAAACTTGTTTATTCATGCCAATTTAGGCTCTTCATAATTGTGATATGCTTTCAAGGCCGTAGTTAATATTTTAAGTCATATTGTTTAGGGGTGATTTCCAGATTTTTCAGTATTATTGGATCTTCATTGGAGCAACTTTTGTTTGCAATTGCTGATGAATTTTAATAACCTGTAAATTCTTATATAATGTTTcaaatttttatgaatttctttCCAACAAGTATCATAATGAGTCATTGTCTAATGTCCATTTTATAGGTGATGACCTTGAACCCCGAATGCGCCACCCTTGACACCACAGTTCTTGATGCATTGCACATTATGCATGACGGAAAGTTCTTGCATATTCCAGTACTAGACAGAGGTAATCTATCATTTATTTTTATGTAAATATGTTTCCATCTTTAATTCTGATTTTCTGCTACACTTCCCAAAACAGACCGACGAATTGTTGCTTGTTTGGATGTTCTGCAGCTAACACATGCAGCAATTTCCTTGGTAATATAACATGCTTTTATATGTGCAGTAACATAATGAAAGACTTCCCAATGCTCTTTGAATATGAACTGGTAAATTCAGTTTCACCATGAACAGGGCCGGCCCTGACTTTTGGGGGCCCTTGGGCGAAAAGAGAAAAGTGACCTCTTAGGGAAAAAAATTACTAACTTACAATTTGAACAtaatttaatagagaaatttgaaaatcaatatatttcatttaaaatatggTAAACTACATACAAAATTTATTTCTCAAGATTCTTCAAAAAATGTAAcaccatacaaaatatatttcctAAGTTTCTCCAAAAAAGTGTAAtacctacaaataaaaaaaaagtatgaaataaaaaatctatatcttctagcattttgagaagtaaaatcatcaataaggttttcaaaatcaagtttttctaaTATCTCATTTTCgatacataaaattgtcaagacatttacattcaaatcattatcatcattttctctcaattcttcatGCTTATTCGTTGCATGATTATGCTCATCATTTTCTCTAAATTCTCCCCCTCATTGATTGCAtgattatttaattctttttgattACTCAATTACTACTCATTTGTTAcatgatcatttagttcttcttgacTTTCTTCTTACAATTCATCAACTGAATTTTCATTGAAGAGCTAGCTTTAAAAAACTTACGAAGAACACCtttgtgagttttaataatttgtttcactctttttcttttgttttttttctaacTCCAAGATTGATATTTTTCTAGAAACATGTTTGTATTACAAATTTCAATTgtcaaaataaaacacacaaaactagcaacaaagctaacaatgaaacaaacacaagcagtaaaaataatagtcaaagaacAATAAAGGCTGGTTTGTGCTTGAAGCAATCGATATAACTCATtctatgatgattaaaattgggatgatttatttaaactctttcaaatccgtaaaaaaaatcataaaatattgactccaatataatattaaaaatcaatattgaatattgacaataagaaaaaatatagataagtaggtaacttaggttgtaagtttatatattgatgaatgatgatgttgatgaaactaaaattaataaattagaagAGATTTaaaggagaagaaaggaggaaattAGCGTCTATAAGTAAATTAATGAAGAAAGAATTGTACCAGAAATAAAAtcttggaaagagaaaaaaaggaTCGTTTAcctttcttcctttttttctttcttttcttttttagtttttttcttaaattttaatagaaaatatattttttttagaccTTTATCAAAACaattcaacaatatatatatttttgggcttttattaaaataatccaatcaaatatattttataggtttttattaaaacaatctaagtatatataatatatattatatatgcatgtcaaattGGGGGCCTCTAAAAATCGGGGGCCCTTGGCCATCGCCCCCGGTGACATGCCTTAGGGCCGACCCTGACCATGAACAAGGAAGTGTTTGTATTTTTTAATCTCCAATCAAAATTTAGAGAATTATGACCATTTATTTTTGCCAGATCAAGTTTACAGAGGCATCTTTAAATATAGTTATCAATTtaggttgggcccgtcgggttagCCCGCCCtgtcaaacaatttaagcgggttgggttgagaTTTTATCAATCCATTTTAAGGTGGATCGACATGCTTAGGCACACGATCCGCACGGGTCGTCCTGTGGTGGGTTTGGATTGACCCGCggattgagaaaaaaaattcttctaagatttaaaactaaaatggaAAACTCAATGGGCTCGTGAGTTTGACTCGCTTAATCCACAAATCCAAACTTAAACATTTCAAcatattctctctctctctctctctctctctctctctctatatatatatatatatatatatatatatttggcgAGTTCGTGGGCTAACTTACCTAATCTGCAATCTACCTTGGGTTGGGTTGGGGATTTTCCAATCCGCCAATATGGCGGGCCAGCCTGCTCAGGCATATGACAGGTTTTTGACGGGTCGGCCCACCTCGCTAAAGGTTGGCCCGTTTGACAACACTATCTTTAAAACACATTGTTCTAGtggatttaaaattaaactattgATACGAGGTTGGAAACCCAAGATTATGGGAATCTTATGTTTGAAAAGTATCATATACACCAGCACTCTGGTTTTAAAGACACTTGCTTTTAATGTTTGAAGAATTGTTCAAGGttgtaatttcaatttctaactaCAATAGTACGGTTTTAGTACTATGTCGTGCCAACACTTGATAGGATTTGGGCTGTTGACACATTTCAAGCGTGTCAAGATCAATTTGAAGTTTATCACAATTagcaattcaattaaattaaagttttggAGTATCAAGTTACAAAAATACAACAAAGTCTATCAACTAATGATTATGCTACATACCAAAATGAATATCTTGCATAGATGAGGGTATAAATTCTTCTAGCATCTGAGTGAGAGCTCTATAATTTTCTTAGACCAAGATTTAATCTTTCCAGCACAAATTCAATACTACTCCACATGCCTATAAATCTATCTTGATTTTGTTGGACTTGAACTGACATAATTGAAACTAGGAAACATGCAAGTAATGATTACATCTTGGTTTCTTTGACACTAGCATTACTCCTCTCTGTTGTTGCCAGTATTCTAGTTGTTTTTTTTTACCTTCCCTTCACTTTTTTAGTGATACATCTTCTTATCATTGGCAAACAAAATCCAAGGACAAGTCATGGGATGAGAAATATTTTCTACCAGTTATAGTTTGTACCATCTGAAATATACCCTTTTTTAGTAAGTACCACTGAAACTATTGTGGCACAAGCGACAATAAAATTTACTCGTGCTGACATGGTACAAGTATCAGTCAGTGGTTTGAATGATAGGTTTCAACCGTGCTAATCAACATTGAACTACACTTGAAACTATACTTCCAATTATGCACTCACTTCTTTTCACACTatgttttcatttcttttcaaaaCAATAAGAATGAATCTAGTAATTTACTTTAGATCTGAGTAAAACTAGTATAGTACTACTTCAGAGTACAAGGCAAACCAAACACAGAAAGGGAATTTCAGAAGATATGTCATGCATAATTATAACTGCTTAAGAGGATTGTCCGGCAGACCAAACCTGCAGCTTCCATAATTTGGGTACCAAAATCAGTGTTGGCTGAACAATTTTGAATAATGAAAATGCTGGATGAACAATTTGTTCACTCTTtctcatttttttattaaaaaaattgagaCCACTATAGGCTTATAGCTAGTTTTTGACAGCCAACTACATGCTGGGTCAAAACTATGGAGATCACTGCCATGAACAGACAGTGGAGTATTGTCGCTACACTGAGTGATGTAATAGATACAGCTATACAGAATATTCTAACCGGATATTATTTTGCCAAATAACCTAATTCCACAAGGTGATATTGATGACCAATGCCCCTTGGACTATTTTGTCTTGATGGTTTTTTAAATATCAGAATATGCTCACAGAGCTATTTCTGGTTTGGTTCACTTTAAGTGATCCTTGTTGCATTTCATTTGAAAAGGTTGATGGAGGTTCTGAAGCTACCAATGACATGGCAAACACAATGATGCAAAACTTTTGGGATTCTGCCCTAGCCTTGGAGCCTGCAGATCAAGAGTTTGACACTAATAGGTATATTTTATCAtctttttctattgtattttCCTTGCCAAACTTCTGTTTATGAACTTTTTTTGCTCTTTGCAGTGAATCATCAGCATTGATGACATCTGAGCATGCTGAAACTGGGAAGTACAAGTATCCTCCTCTTGTTGGAAACACATTTTCATTCAAATTTGAAGATCAAAACGGGCACATACAGAGATTTAATTGTGGTTAGTATGAGACAAGATCACAAGAACCATTTTCTGTTTGACAGAGCTTCAATTGATTTCTGCACTAATATCTAAGGTTTGAATCTTGTAGACACGGAGAATTTGGATGAACTTGTATCTACTATAATGAAGAGGATAAGGCTTGATCGTGACTACAAAATTCAACTTTTGGTGAGATCATAATTCTTGCACGCATTTGTGTGGTGTCATTGCACAAGTAATGGAACTCAATGGTTCAGCCATGACTCTGCCCGTGCAGTATGAAGATGATGAAGGCGACAAGGTTCTTCTTACTTCAGATAGTGATGTTGTGACAGCTATCAATCATGCCCGATCAGCAGGATGGAAGGTACTCTTTAATTTATCTTGCCATTCATTTACCGCATTACCTTCTATCATTCATCTCCAAATA from Zingiber officinale cultivar Zhangliang chromosome 4B, Zo_v1.1, whole genome shotgun sequence includes:
- the LOC121977017 gene encoding CBS domain-containing protein CBSCBSPB3-like isoform X1, whose translation is MSSHAAPLPRRRSLASRRAALAAKKLFLSENGSTNSSAAANGNTTKPNSPTQASGERTVKKLRLSKALTIPEGTTVSDACRRMTVRKVDSVLLTDVNGLLSGIVTDKDIAIRVIAEGLRPQQTPVSKIMTRNPLYVMSDTLAIEALQKMVQGKFRHLPVVENGEVIAMLDITRCLYDAISKMEKAAEQGSAIAAAVEGVERQWESSLSAPYAFIETLRERMFKPTLSTFVTEHSKVVTVSPSDSVSVSTKKMRDFQVNSVIVTTGSSLHGVLTSKDVLMRVVAQNISPELTLVEKVMTLNPECATLDTTVLDALHIMHDGKFLHIPVLDRDRRIVACLDVLQLTHAAISLVDGGSEATNDMANTMMQNFWDSALALEPADQEFDTNSESSALMTSEHAETGKYKYPPLVGNTFSFKFEDQNGHIQRFNCGLNLVDTENLDELVSTIMKRIRLDRDYKIQLLYEDDEGDKVLLTSDSDVVTAINHARSAGWKVLRLHIDDPETKNEATKPDLAEVQRGRVTTLQWGILTGTVVLASIGIMVYLKRSNS
- the LOC121977017 gene encoding CBS domain-containing protein CBSCBSPB3-like isoform X2, which codes for MSSHAAPLPRRRSLASRRAALAAKKLFLSENGSTNSSAAANGNTTKPNSPTQASGERTVKKLRLSKALTIPEGTTVSDACRRMTVRKVDSVLLTDVNGLLSGIVTDKDIAIRVIAEGLRPQQTPVSKIMTRNPLYVMSDTLAIEALQKMVQGKFRHLPVVENGEVIAMLDITRCLYDAISKMEKAAEQGSAIAAAVEGVERQWESSLSAPYAFIETLRERMFKPTLSTFVTEHSKVVTVSPSDSVSVSTKKMRDFQVNSVIVTTGSSLHGVLTSKDVLMRVVAQNISPELTLVEKVMTLNPECATLDTTVLDALHIMHDGKFLHIPVLDRDRRIVACLDVLQLTHAAISLVDGGSEATNDMANTMMQNFWDSALALEPADQEFDTNSESSALMTSEHAETGKYKYPPLVGNTFSFKFEDQNGHIQRFNCDTENLDELVSTIMKRIRLDRDYKIQLLYEDDEGDKVLLTSDSDVVTAINHARSAGWKVLRLHIDDPETKNEATKPDLAEVQRGRVTTLQWGILTGTVVLASIGIMVYLKRSNS